A window from Chloracidobacterium sp. encodes these proteins:
- a CDS encoding HEAT repeat domain-containing protein: MSLRSKSESSVRRQSSVLLLSGLLAVTANAQSPLSVATGVAGGTVASGTAVGSPQPAKEETPEERGAALEAARIILAQGLTERNADRRREVVIALSLTRVENDPFPLLETAIADKDMHVQVAACATLAGLRDPRAVPLLRKALNSETPEVAFAAAKALYAHGNADGKQALLDIVAGERRAKSGYFSSQRRALFRSMKTPGGFFRLAFRYGIGFMPVPGLGMGLSSLAGLLADANLSGRAQAIAVLPPVKDAETVAMLREALTDEDWTVRAAAVHALAMSEQTVARRDLVPLFQDPKDAVRYRAAAAYLRLVTAVRARSSSGKLNPARQPTNRARSRS, encoded by the coding sequence ATGTCTCTGCGGAGCAAGTCAGAAAGTTCCGTCCGGCGACAAAGCAGCGTGCTGCTGCTGAGTGGCTTGCTAGCCGTAACGGCAAACGCGCAGTCGCCGCTCAGCGTCGCCACTGGCGTAGCGGGTGGTACAGTAGCAAGTGGTACAGCGGTCGGCTCTCCGCAACCGGCGAAGGAAGAAACGCCGGAGGAACGCGGGGCTGCTCTTGAAGCGGCGCGGATCATCTTGGCGCAGGGGTTGACCGAGCGAAACGCCGACCGACGGCGCGAAGTTGTCATAGCGTTGAGCTTGACCCGCGTTGAGAACGATCCCTTCCCGCTGCTGGAAACCGCTATCGCTGATAAGGACATGCACGTTCAGGTTGCCGCCTGCGCTACGCTCGCTGGCTTGCGCGACCCGCGCGCCGTGCCATTGCTCAGAAAGGCCCTGAACAGTGAGACGCCGGAAGTCGCCTTCGCTGCTGCCAAAGCGCTCTATGCGCACGGGAATGCGGACGGAAAACAGGCCCTCCTCGACATCGTGGCCGGCGAGCGGCGAGCCAAATCAGGGTATTTTTCAAGTCAGCGCCGCGCGTTGTTTCGTTCGATGAAAACGCCCGGCGGCTTTTTCCGGCTGGCTTTTCGGTATGGGATCGGGTTTATGCCCGTGCCGGGCCTTGGCATGGGACTTTCCTCGTTGGCAGGGCTGCTGGCGGACGCTAACCTCTCAGGCCGTGCGCAGGCCATCGCCGTTCTACCGCCTGTCAAGGACGCCGAAACCGTCGCCATGCTGCGCGAGGCGTTGACAGATGAAGATTGGACGGTTCGCGCCGCCGCCGTTCATGCGCTGGCGATGAGTGAACAGACAGTGGCGCGACGTGACCTTGTGCCGCTCTTTCAAGACCCCAAAGACGCCGTGCGGTATCGAGCGGCGGCGGCCTACCTACGCTTGGTGACGGCGGTGCGCGCCCGTTCTTCATCTGGGAAACTGAATCCGGCGCGACAGCCCACCAACCGCGCCCGCTCACGGAGCTAA
- the gatA gene encoding Asp-tRNA(Asn)/Glu-tRNA(Gln) amidotransferase subunit GatA, with product MNLLDFDIDRLHAALRARDCSATEVCRAALAAIEQRNPDLNALLSTLPDRALEQAAMTDARIAAGEPLRPLEGVPIVVKDNQCLAGTRTTCASRMLANYTATYTATAVARLEAAGAVIVGKANLDEFAMGSSNENSAFGPVRHPLDPTRVPGGSSGGSAAAVAAGLCLAATGSDTGGSIRQPAAFCGIVGVKPTYGRVSRYGLVAFGSSLDQIGPMTRTVRDAARMLGVMAGYDEHDATSSLHPVPDYLAELSDDGDADLRGWRIGVAQEAFGAGLDAEVEAAVRTALKAYERLGARLVEVSLPHLDYAIADYYIIAMAEASANLARFDGVRYGYRAPDVTTVHDLYALSREQGFGPEVKRRILLGTYALSSGYYDAYYLKAQKVRTLLRRDFDRAFEQCEVIVTPTTPTPAFKLGEKTGDPLQMYLSDIYTVTLNLAGVPGMSLPCGKSVEGLPIGLQIIAPAFEESRMFRAGRMLERVLAL from the coding sequence GTGAATCTACTTGATTTTGACATTGACCGCCTGCATGCGGCGTTGCGGGCGCGCGACTGTTCGGCGACCGAAGTCTGTCGGGCGGCGCTGGCGGCCATTGAACAGCGCAACCCCGACCTCAACGCGCTATTGTCCACGCTGCCCGACCGGGCGCTGGAACAGGCGGCGATGACCGATGCGCGAATCGCCGCCGGCGAGCCGCTGCGGCCGTTGGAGGGTGTGCCCATCGTCGTCAAGGACAACCAGTGTCTGGCCGGAACGCGGACGACCTGCGCCTCCCGAATGCTGGCGAACTATACGGCGACCTACACGGCGACGGCCGTGGCGCGACTGGAAGCCGCCGGTGCGGTCATTGTCGGCAAGGCGAATCTGGATGAGTTCGCCATGGGGTCGTCAAATGAAAACTCGGCGTTCGGCCCCGTACGGCATCCGCTCGACCCAACCCGCGTACCTGGTGGCTCGAGCGGCGGCAGCGCGGCGGCGGTAGCGGCCGGGCTATGTCTGGCGGCCACCGGCAGCGACACCGGCGGCTCGATTCGGCAGCCGGCCGCCTTTTGCGGAATTGTCGGCGTCAAGCCGACTTACGGCCGCGTATCGCGTTACGGATTGGTCGCGTTTGGTTCGTCACTTGACCAAATCGGCCCGATGACGCGCACCGTCCGCGATGCGGCGCGCATGCTCGGCGTCATGGCCGGCTACGACGAACACGACGCCACCAGTTCGCTGCATCCGGTCCCGGACTACCTAGCAGAGCTTTCTGACGACGGCGACGCCGACCTGCGTGGTTGGCGCATCGGGGTAGCGCAGGAAGCCTTCGGTGCCGGACTGGACGCTGAAGTGGAAGCCGCCGTTCGGACGGCGCTCAAAGCCTATGAGCGGCTTGGCGCGAGGCTCGTTGAAGTGTCGCTGCCACACCTCGACTATGCCATCGCTGACTACTACATCATCGCTATGGCCGAGGCCAGCGCTAACCTGGCGCGCTTTGACGGTGTGCGGTACGGCTACCGCGCGCCGGATGTGACGACGGTTCACGATCTGTACGCCCTAAGCCGCGAGCAGGGCTTCGGCCCCGAAGTCAAGCGGCGCATCTTGCTAGGCACATATGCCCTGTCGTCGGGCTACTACGACGCCTATTACCTGAAAGCGCAGAAGGTGCGGACGCTTTTGCGGCGTGATTTCGACCGCGCATTTGAACAATGCGAGGTCATCGTGACGCCCACCACGCCGACGCCTGCTTTCAAACTGGGTGAGAAGACGGGCGACCCCCTGCAGATGTATCTGTCGGACATCTACACCGTAACGCTCAACCTGGCCGGCGTACCCGGTATGAGTTTGCCCTGCGGAAAGAGCGTCGAAGGGCTACCGATCGGCCTCCAGATCATCGCTCCTGCCTTTGAGGAAAGCCGGATGTTCCGGGCGGGTCGAATGTTGGAGCGCGTGTTAGCGCTGTAG
- the hutH gene encoding histidine ammonia-lyase has translation MQLSGQNLTLQNVVDVARRTSVQVEIAPEALARMAEARAVVASIVAQGRIVYGVNTGFGKLSSVTIPPTALAELQVNLVRSHACGVGRPLSEAETRAMMLLRANVLARGFSGVRPVVVERLVGLLNAGVHPVIPEKGSVGASGDLAPLAHLALVLIGEGEAFFRGERLPGHVALARAGLEPLTLEAKEGLALLNGTQAMCAVGGLALARLLELAELADVAGALSLDALHGTAAAFDARIHAARPHSGQIAVAAHLRDLLAGSEILASHRDCPRVQDAYSLRCMPQVHGAVRDVLEFARRTLETEFNSATDNPLVFTDTGDVLSGGNFHGAPVALALDACAIAAATLGGIAERRIERLLNPDLSGLPAFLARQPGTQSGLMMAQVTAAALCNENMGLAHPASVGSLPTGAAKEDFVSMGMTAALKLRTVAENVADILAIELLAATQALPFLRPRRTSPRLQRVEEVLLAIVPPLEGDTPLTPYIAAIRERLSEVLAAANATPTP, from the coding sequence ATGCAACTCAGTGGACAGAACTTAACCCTGCAAAACGTCGTGGACGTAGCGCGCCGTACCTCAGTACAGGTGGAGATTGCGCCGGAGGCGCTTGCCCGCATGGCCGAAGCCCGCGCGGTTGTTGCGTCCATTGTGGCGCAGGGGCGCATCGTATACGGCGTCAATACGGGCTTCGGCAAGCTTTCTTCCGTCACCATCCCGCCGACGGCGTTGGCCGAGCTTCAGGTCAACTTGGTGCGTTCACATGCTTGCGGCGTTGGTCGTCCGCTTTCTGAAGCCGAAACGCGTGCGATGATGCTGCTGCGGGCGAATGTTTTGGCGCGTGGATTTTCCGGGGTGCGTCCAGTCGTTGTGGAGCGGCTGGTCGGCTTGCTCAACGCAGGCGTGCACCCAGTCATCCCAGAGAAAGGATCGGTCGGGGCCAGCGGCGATCTGGCCCCGTTGGCCCATCTGGCTCTTGTACTTATCGGGGAAGGCGAAGCCTTCTTTCGCGGCGAGCGGCTTCCCGGACACGTGGCACTGGCGCGGGCCGGTTTGGAGCCGCTGACGCTTGAAGCCAAGGAAGGGCTAGCGCTGCTCAATGGAACGCAGGCGATGTGCGCTGTCGGCGGGCTGGCGCTGGCGCGGTTGCTCGAACTAGCCGAACTAGCCGATGTCGCTGGGGCGCTGTCGCTTGACGCGCTACATGGTACGGCCGCGGCCTTCGACGCACGCATCCACGCCGCGCGGCCTCACAGCGGACAGATCGCCGTCGCTGCTCATTTGCGCGACTTGCTCGCCGGCAGCGAGATTCTAGCCTCGCACCGGGATTGCCCGCGCGTACAGGACGCCTACAGTCTGCGGTGTATGCCGCAGGTTCACGGCGCGGTGCGCGATGTCCTTGAATTTGCACGGCGGACGCTTGAAACCGAGTTCAACAGCGCCACCGACAACCCCCTCGTCTTTACGGACACCGGCGACGTGCTTTCCGGCGGCAACTTTCACGGTGCGCCCGTTGCGTTGGCGCTGGACGCCTGCGCCATAGCTGCCGCAACGTTAGGTGGCATCGCCGAGCGCCGCATTGAGCGCCTGCTCAACCCTGATTTGTCGGGGTTGCCGGCGTTTCTGGCGCGTCAGCCGGGTACGCAGTCGGGGCTGATGATGGCGCAAGTGACGGCGGCGGCGCTGTGTAATGAAAATATGGGACTGGCGCACCCCGCCTCGGTCGGATCCTTGCCGACGGGTGCGGCCAAGGAAGATTTTGTCTCCATGGGGATGACGGCGGCGCTCAAGCTCCGCACCGTCGCCGAAAACGTCGCTGACATTTTGGCGATTGAGTTACTGGCGGCGACGCAGGCGCTCCCGTTTTTGCGCCCGCGCCGAACCAGCCCACGGCTGCAACGAGTCGAGGAGGTTCTACTCGCCATCGTCCCGCCGCTGGAAGGCGACACGCCGCTGACGCCGTACATCGCCGCCATTCGAGAGCGGCTCAGCGAAGTTTTAGCCGCAGCAAACGCCACCCCGACACCGTAA
- a CDS encoding homoserine dehydrogenase, giving the protein METRTLRCILTGLGNIGRTFLEILPARTALLRKRYGVALEFVAVADSSGCIASEHGLDTAAIVACKRARRGVTALAGGNIQSMEMAAAVRELVADLLLEATPTDIHTGQPGLDLVRTALQRGLHVVMASKGALVVAFDELARLSDWSGDPQRPRLRFSGAVAGALPSVNIGWRDLAGGEIRSIEAVLNGTTQVMLTLMGEGKTYAEALAEAQRIGIAEPDPTLDVEGWDAANKLLILANAVLRQPTRLTDIAVEGITRVTPDDIRQARRNGGGLILLAKAERGPDGRYALSVRPTAVPADHPLARLGMQEAGIVYQSDIFGRTTAFSMEDGPVGTAAAMLRDVLSIARDIAP; this is encoded by the coding sequence ATGGAAACACGCACGCTACGTTGCATCTTGACCGGTTTGGGCAACATCGGTCGCACATTCCTAGAGATTCTTCCAGCGCGCACGGCGCTGCTGCGTAAACGCTACGGTGTGGCGCTTGAGTTTGTCGCTGTCGCCGATTCCTCCGGCTGTATCGCCTCCGAACACGGGCTGGACACAGCCGCCATCGTCGCCTGCAAGCGCGCACGGCGCGGCGTGACGGCGCTGGCCGGCGGCAACATTCAGTCCATGGAGATGGCGGCAGCGGTTCGGGAACTTGTAGCCGATCTCCTCCTTGAAGCCACGCCGACGGACATTCACACCGGACAGCCGGGCCTCGATCTGGTCCGTACGGCGCTGCAACGGGGGCTGCACGTTGTGATGGCCAGCAAGGGAGCCCTGGTAGTCGCCTTCGATGAACTGGCCCGACTGAGCGACTGGTCCGGCGATCCGCAGCGGCCGCGGCTGCGTTTCAGCGGTGCAGTCGCCGGCGCGCTTCCAAGCGTTAACATCGGGTGGCGTGACCTAGCCGGCGGGGAGATTCGCTCCATCGAAGCCGTTCTCAATGGCACCACACAGGTCATGCTGACACTGATGGGCGAAGGGAAAACCTACGCCGAGGCGCTGGCGGAAGCGCAGCGTATTGGAATCGCCGAGCCGGACCCAACGCTGGACGTTGAAGGCTGGGACGCCGCTAACAAGCTGCTCATTCTGGCTAACGCTGTCCTGCGCCAACCGACCCGCCTGACCGACATCGCCGTAGAGGGCATCACTCGCGTCACCCCCGACGACATCCGGCAGGCGCGGCGCAACGGCGGCGGCTTGATTCTGCTGGCCAAGGCGGAACGCGGCCCGGATGGCCGCTACGCCCTAAGCGTCCGTCCGACGGCCGTTCCAGCCGACCATCCGCTGGCGCGACTTGGCATGCAGGAAGCCGGCATTGTCTATCAGAGCGACATCTTCGGGCGGACAACCGCGTTCAGCATGGAGGACGGCCCAGTGGGGACGGCCGCTGCCATGTTACGCGACGTTTTATCCATTGCGCGCGACATCGCCCCGTAA
- the amrB gene encoding AmmeMemoRadiSam system protein B, translating to MFGLLDRPRLRPLQLFVDREAGLMLLHDPQGFIEGCALDLHLAPLLLACDGRATLAELPDILAQRFGGRWSARDIRTIIEKLDEWLLLDSPRFAAFAAEHLAAFRAATVRPAVHAGASYPSEPSALRERLETILAHAPAAPAGHPPIERLVGVVAPHIDLRVGERAYAPAYRLIQQLAETVPSDEPINFVVLGTSHYGGEGLFIASRKDYDTPLGLLPCDRDFLDRLEARLGFSISADDTAHRREHSIEFQAVFLRHLFDAPSGSARPVRMTPILCTSFHGLYATDQAEREQARADYEMFIQALCTTLTETPYRTVLLVGGDLAHVGPKFGDDFDARTQAQTLERADAELLEHVAAGDSQAVLDHIARDGDARRVCGFPPLMAYLDALAAFGPTEGRVLYYEQWQERPTRSAVTYGAAAAWRKEAGEA from the coding sequence ATGTTTGGCTTGCTCGACCGGCCGCGCCTACGCCCCCTTCAACTTTTCGTTGACAGGGAGGCAGGGCTGATGCTGCTCCACGACCCGCAGGGGTTCATTGAAGGCTGCGCGTTGGATCTCCATCTGGCACCGCTGCTGCTTGCCTGTGATGGGCGAGCGACGCTCGCAGAACTGCCGGACATCTTGGCGCAGCGCTTCGGCGGGCGGTGGTCCGCCCGTGACATTCGCACCATTATCGAAAAACTTGATGAATGGTTGCTGTTGGACAGCCCACGCTTTGCCGCCTTCGCCGCCGAACATCTGGCGGCGTTTCGGGCAGCGACCGTGCGTCCGGCGGTTCATGCCGGTGCGAGCTACCCATCTGAGCCGAGCGCCCTCCGTGAACGGTTGGAAACCATTCTGGCGCATGCGCCCGCTGCGCCGGCGGGACATCCGCCGATTGAGCGGTTGGTTGGTGTGGTAGCGCCGCACATTGACTTGCGAGTGGGGGAACGCGCCTACGCTCCGGCGTATCGCCTCATTCAGCAATTGGCGGAAACCGTTCCTTCCGACGAACCGATCAATTTTGTCGTCCTTGGCACGTCCCATTATGGGGGCGAGGGGCTGTTCATCGCGTCGCGGAAGGACTACGACACGCCACTAGGGCTGCTCCCCTGCGACCGTGACTTCCTCGACCGGCTGGAAGCGCGGCTCGGCTTTTCCATCAGCGCCGACGACACGGCGCACCGGCGGGAACACTCGATTGAGTTTCAGGCCGTGTTCCTGCGGCATCTTTTTGACGCGCCCTCTGGCAGCGCGCGGCCGGTGCGGATGACGCCAATTCTGTGTACGTCGTTCCATGGACTCTACGCCACGGATCAAGCCGAACGTGAGCAGGCGCGCGCCGACTATGAAATGTTTATTCAAGCCCTGTGCACAACGCTAACAGAGACGCCCTATCGGACGGTGCTGCTGGTCGGCGGCGACTTGGCGCACGTCGGCCCAAAGTTCGGCGACGACTTTGACGCACGAACCCAAGCCCAAACGTTGGAACGCGCCGACGCCGAGTTACTTGAGCACGTCGCCGCCGGGGACAGTCAGGCCGTTCTTGACCACATTGCGCGCGACGGCGACGCGCGGCGCGTTTGCGGTTTTCCGCCGCTGATGGCGTACCTCGATGCGCTGGCGGCGTTCGGGCCGACCGAGGGACGGGTACTTTACTACGAACAGTGGCAGGAACGGCCAACTCGTTCGGCGGTGACCTACGGCGCGGCGGCTGCTTGGCGCAAGGAAGCCGGGGAAGCGTAG
- a CDS encoding sigma-70 family RNA polymerase sigma factor, translating to MSHPISSALTYPLHTEVRRVVTVDAAGDHELIAAVQAGDEQAFQELVRRYRNPITNFLFRMLDDYDRAVELAQETFLRVYANAARYRATFHFSTYIYRIATNLAISELRQRRRRKLVSLFTPWSCQQDDEEESPLDIPDERPLQDADLIERERRAAVARAIQTLPEKYRAALVLRDVEGLSYEEIAGVLKISEGTVKSRINRARGLLRDKLRAYL from the coding sequence ATGTCCCATCCGATAAGCAGCGCCCTAACCTATCCTCTTCACACCGAGGTGCGGCGGGTCGTGACGGTTGACGCCGCCGGCGACCACGAACTGATCGCAGCGGTTCAGGCCGGAGACGAGCAGGCGTTTCAGGAACTCGTACGGCGCTACCGCAACCCAATTACGAACTTTCTCTTTCGGATGCTCGACGACTACGACCGCGCCGTAGAGTTGGCGCAGGAGACGTTCTTGCGCGTTTATGCCAATGCAGCGCGCTACCGAGCGACGTTTCATTTTTCCACCTACATTTACCGGATTGCGACCAATCTGGCGATCAGCGAACTACGGCAGCGCCGCCGGCGCAAACTTGTATCGCTGTTTACGCCGTGGTCGTGTCAACAAGACGACGAGGAAGAGTCACCGCTAGATATACCCGACGAGCGCCCGCTCCAAGACGCCGATCTGATTGAACGTGAGCGGCGGGCCGCCGTGGCGCGCGCGATTCAAACGCTGCCGGAAAAGTACCGTGCGGCGTTGGTGCTGCGTGACGTGGAAGGCCTGAGCTACGAGGAAATCGCCGGTGTCCTGAAGATTTCCGAGGGAACGGTGAAATCGCGCATCAATCGCGCTCGTGGGTTGTTACGCGACAAGCTGCGCGCCTACCTGTAG